A genomic stretch from uncultured Pseudodesulfovibrio sp. includes:
- the bamA gene encoding outer membrane protein assembly factor BamA, translating into MLTSLARRLAIGAVAVCLLMVAGAAFAADSLNQDIKVTVLPFEVNAGDDLSYLKDSLPELLTDRLREAGFNVVDQAEVARIVGEKGYTQFNPATAREISLLAGGEFSVYGSLNQIGDNLTLDARLVDVSVLGPGKKISVTKEGLINLLPAVDALVDRMRMDLLRQDVVAEVDVEGTQVLDKEVVMMRLTMQKGDILTAKSVNTALKNIYDLGYFDDVQVKVESVDDGKKVVFDVKEKPRIQALGVRGSDKIDSEDLLEAVSTKKGGVVNPKVLADDIRVIREMYRKEGYYKAKITHEVEDAGKGVARLTFVIDEGPQLYIENIIIDGAKQMDPDDVKEVLALKERGMFSWIDDSGVLKEELLERDAAAIMAFYQSKGFLTAKVGRPDVEIKDAGIDVIYRVWEGDRFKMGQTLFKGDLIDDPAKLIGVTSIDMLHEEDEYFDRTILKKDIEALTGYYNNYGYAYADVGVKLQDNQETKVVDVVYTITKHQRVHIRRVLIEGNTRTRDNVIMREMRLADGDRFSGDKLKRSNQRLTNLDFFEKVDISPVPTGNPEEMDLVVKVKDKSTGKISGGIGYSTYDGVFFGGTIGEKNLFGKGYQASFEGQIGGSSTSYVAKFINPRIDDTDLGFGLEAFNRETEYNQFDKNGIGGNAYFFYPLGEYTTLKWDYGLESYDITNVASNASDDVKDDAGYHLASTVSASVTRNTFDNYNSPTTGTKMMLRMVFAGGPIGGTDDYVKYTGSHDWYTPVFEKVVFHTKFWAGYMHKNFGGEKMPTAPRFELGGVNSVRGYSNYDITPTDGSDSSSTLGGDKAFYTNIELKRPISEELGITALAFFDAGNSWKEGEMFFESVTRYGEKPSFGLYKSVGAGINWNSPMGPVGVVYGYALDQLNDDGRHKIELLMGQQF; encoded by the coding sequence ATGCTCACTAGTCTCGCTCGCAGGCTTGCCATTGGGGCGGTTGCAGTTTGTTTGTTGATGGTCGCTGGAGCGGCCTTTGCTGCAGACAGTCTCAATCAGGATATCAAAGTTACCGTGTTGCCTTTCGAGGTCAATGCCGGTGATGATTTGTCCTATCTTAAGGACAGCCTCCCTGAGCTTCTGACTGACCGTCTTCGCGAGGCTGGATTCAATGTCGTTGATCAAGCTGAAGTTGCACGTATTGTTGGTGAAAAGGGGTATACTCAATTTAATCCTGCCACTGCGCGTGAAATCTCATTGTTAGCTGGTGGTGAATTTTCAGTTTATGGCTCTCTTAACCAAATCGGGGACAACCTGACTTTGGATGCCCGCCTGGTTGATGTTTCTGTCTTAGGTCCGGGTAAGAAAATTTCCGTGACCAAGGAAGGCCTTATCAACCTGCTGCCTGCCGTAGATGCTTTGGTAGACCGCATGCGTATGGATCTTCTTCGTCAGGATGTGGTGGCCGAGGTCGATGTCGAGGGAACCCAAGTTCTTGACAAAGAAGTTGTCATGATGCGTCTCACCATGCAGAAGGGTGATATCCTCACCGCGAAATCTGTCAATACTGCACTTAAAAATATTTATGATCTTGGTTATTTCGACGATGTTCAAGTGAAAGTCGAATCGGTCGATGATGGTAAGAAAGTTGTCTTTGACGTCAAGGAGAAACCACGTATTCAGGCTCTTGGGGTTCGTGGTTCTGACAAGATCGATTCCGAAGACCTACTTGAAGCTGTTTCCACAAAGAAGGGTGGCGTTGTAAACCCCAAGGTCCTGGCTGATGATATTCGTGTCATCCGTGAGATGTACCGCAAGGAGGGTTATTACAAGGCCAAGATTACTCATGAAGTTGAAGACGCCGGAAAAGGTGTGGCCCGATTGACCTTTGTCATAGACGAAGGGCCGCAGTTGTATATCGAGAACATCATCATTGACGGAGCCAAACAGATGGACCCTGATGATGTTAAGGAAGTGCTGGCTCTTAAAGAGCGCGGCATGTTTTCTTGGATAGATGATTCCGGTGTTTTGAAAGAAGAGCTTTTGGAGCGGGATGCTGCTGCCATTATGGCTTTCTATCAAAGCAAGGGATTCTTGACCGCAAAAGTTGGTCGTCCTGATGTAGAGATTAAGGATGCTGGCATTGATGTTATTTACCGAGTCTGGGAGGGGGATCGCTTCAAAATGGGGCAAACCTTGTTCAAAGGTGACCTTATTGATGATCCCGCAAAACTCATTGGTGTAACTTCGATTGATATGTTGCATGAAGAGGATGAGTATTTTGACCGGACGATCTTAAAAAAAGACATTGAAGCATTGACCGGTTATTACAATAACTATGGGTATGCCTATGCTGATGTCGGTGTAAAACTGCAGGACAATCAGGAAACAAAAGTTGTTGACGTCGTTTACACCATCACCAAACATCAGCGCGTTCACATTCGTCGCGTGCTCATTGAGGGGAATACTCGGACTCGTGACAATGTCATTATGCGTGAAATGCGTTTGGCTGACGGGGATCGGTTCAGCGGAGATAAGTTGAAACGGTCCAACCAGCGACTGACCAACCTCGATTTCTTTGAAAAGGTTGATATTTCACCTGTTCCTACGGGTAACCCTGAAGAAATGGATCTTGTGGTCAAGGTCAAGGACAAATCAACCGGCAAGATCAGTGGTGGTATTGGTTACTCCACATATGACGGTGTGTTCTTTGGTGGTACCATTGGTGAGAAAAATCTCTTCGGAAAGGGATATCAGGCAAGTTTTGAAGGGCAGATCGGCGGGTCCAGCACGTCCTATGTTGCCAAATTCATAAATCCTCGAATTGATGATACAGATCTAGGTTTTGGTCTTGAAGCTTTCAATAGAGAAACAGAATACAATCAGTTTGATAAGAATGGTATTGGTGGCAACGCTTATTTCTTCTATCCTCTTGGCGAATATACGACGCTCAAGTGGGATTACGGTTTGGAAAGCTATGATATTACCAACGTAGCCAGTAATGCTTCCGATGATGTTAAGGATGATGCTGGATACCATCTGGCGTCGACGGTTTCGGCAAGTGTGACGCGTAACACTTTCGACAATTACAATTCCCCAACCACCGGAACAAAAATGATGTTGCGGATGGTTTTTGCTGGTGGTCCCATTGGCGGGACCGATGACTATGTCAAGTATACAGGCTCTCACGATTGGTATACGCCCGTTTTTGAGAAAGTCGTATTTCACACAAAGTTCTGGGCTGGTTATATGCATAAGAACTTTGGTGGAGAAAAAATGCCGACAGCTCCGCGGTTTGAACTGGGAGGCGTTAACAGTGTACGTGGTTATAGCAACTATGATATTACGCCGACCGATGGGTCAGATTCTTCATCAACGCTCGGTGGAGACAAGGCATTTTACACCAATATTGAATTGAAACGTCCGATTAGTGAAGAATTGGGCATTACGGCATTGGCCTTCTTTGATGCAGGTAACTCCTGGAAAGAAGGAGAAATGTTCTTCGAATCGGTGACACGATATGGTGAAAAGCCATCCTTTGGTTTGTATAAGAGTGTTGGAGCCGGTATAAACTGGAATTCTCCAATGGGTCCTGTGGGCGTCGTATATGGTTACGCTTTGGATCAGCTTAACGATGATGGTCGCCATAAGATTGAGTTACTCATGGGACAACAGTTCTAA
- the fabZ gene encoding 3-hydroxyacyl-ACP dehydratase FabZ, with protein MSNECIFDIRRIMEMLPHRYPFLLVDRVLEFEFGARLKAIKNVTMNENYFQGHFPNMPVMPGVLQLEALAQAGGILVINSIDEPLGDKVFLFTGLDKVKFRRPVVPGDQLELNVYYERNKLNIWKMRGVATVDGQVTCQGEFSAAIVDKGAM; from the coding sequence ATGAGTAATGAATGTATCTTTGATATACGTAGAATTATGGAGATGCTTCCGCATCGTTATCCTTTCCTTCTTGTTGACAGAGTGCTTGAATTCGAATTTGGTGCTCGTCTTAAAGCCATCAAGAATGTCACAATGAACGAAAATTATTTTCAGGGACATTTTCCGAATATGCCTGTCATGCCTGGCGTTCTTCAATTGGAAGCTCTTGCTCAGGCAGGGGGAATACTCGTAATAAATTCCATTGATGAACCACTTGGAGATAAGGTTTTTCTTTTCACAGGGCTGGATAAGGTTAAATTTCGCAGGCCGGTCGTACCCGGTGATCAATTAGAGCTTAATGTCTACTATGAGCGGAACAAGTTGAATATTTGGAAGATGCGTGGTGTTGCCACGGTTGATGGTCAGGTCACCTGTCAGGGTGAATTTTCTGCAGCCATTGTTGATAAGGGAGCCATGTAG
- a CDS encoding OmpH family outer membrane protein encodes MKKVCLLAVCFVFLFQAAAFAETKIGVFDAKKVMQDCLYGKDVRAKLDAKFGARGEQLKKERDALEKLKMQIESKAFDEKTMQDKIVEIRRRSRDWTEDFQVYQKSIQRDQNEMGKPVLQKLEKVVMEYCTSNGFSIAFDKSTPGLAFIADGLDISDAIIKELDKMKKSGK; translated from the coding sequence ATGAAAAAAGTGTGTCTGCTGGCTGTTTGTTTTGTCTTTCTTTTTCAAGCTGCGGCGTTTGCCGAAACCAAGATTGGTGTTTTTGATGCCAAGAAAGTCATGCAGGATTGTTTGTATGGTAAAGATGTGAGAGCAAAACTTGACGCCAAGTTTGGTGCTCGTGGCGAACAGCTCAAGAAGGAAAGAGACGCTCTTGAGAAGCTCAAAATGCAGATTGAAAGCAAGGCCTTTGACGAAAAGACCATGCAGGACAAGATCGTTGAAATTCGTCGCAGAAGCCGTGACTGGACTGAAGATTTTCAGGTTTATCAGAAGTCAATCCAGCGTGATCAGAATGAAATGGGCAAGCCCGTTCTTCAGAAGCTGGAAAAGGTTGTCATGGAATACTGCACAAGCAACGGCTTCAGCATCGCTTTTGACAAGTCGACTCCAGGCCTTGCATTTATCGCGGACGGACTTGATATCTCTGATGCTATTATCAAAGAACTTGATAAGATGAAAAAATCTGGAAAGTAG
- a CDS encoding Na/Pi symporter, with the protein MIFSLVAGLVGGLGLFLLGMRLMTNGLRNAAGEALRSILGKWTKTPLRGLASGFMVTALVQSSSAITVAVIGFVNAGLMTMAQSVGVIFGSNIGTTVTSWIVAAVGVSVQVKALALPLIGLGALLRLTSAHSRRKHIGDALTGFGIFFLGIEILQSTFQDLGTTVDLASFNIGGIPGILLFVSLGAILTLLMQSSSAAMAIILTAAMSGIVTLESSAAAAIGTNIGTTSTALFSVIGATYNAKKVAAAHIIFNFVTSLVAILTIPILLRVVSTLSSLNGDYNLATTLAIFHTVFNMLGVAIFLPFTSQLVDFLNRHIGREITELGKPKYLDNNVLSTPALAMDALFMELGRLGEMTREICQKALTSKFRHTDFIKDKTTLDTLIVAIRAYCVKIQRLDLPGPIAIRLPAALRVIQYYRKAINIITEVSQQYTLLDHTLPEATNETARTFRREVRNIINVAHTPCSPEFVDLKQQLNQLDNLYHDLKDDLLRVGAQGHIDLNTMVSLLEYYSNMRQMCEQAVKGTTYWALLRDIELTCANADKENEYAWKQDV; encoded by the coding sequence ATGATCTTTTCACTCGTAGCCGGTCTCGTTGGCGGACTGGGGCTTTTCCTTCTCGGCATGCGGCTGATGACCAACGGCTTACGGAATGCGGCCGGGGAAGCACTGCGCTCCATTCTCGGCAAATGGACCAAGACACCACTCAGGGGGCTTGCATCAGGCTTCATGGTCACAGCTCTGGTTCAATCATCCAGTGCCATCACCGTGGCTGTCATCGGTTTTGTCAATGCAGGACTTATGACAATGGCTCAGTCCGTGGGCGTAATCTTCGGCTCCAACATCGGAACCACCGTTACCAGCTGGATCGTCGCAGCTGTTGGTGTAAGCGTCCAAGTCAAAGCGCTGGCCCTTCCCCTCATCGGTCTAGGGGCACTTCTGAGGCTTACAAGCGCTCATTCCCGCCGCAAACACATCGGAGACGCCCTGACAGGTTTCGGTATTTTCTTTCTCGGTATTGAAATTCTCCAGTCCACCTTTCAGGATCTCGGTACAACGGTTGATCTTGCATCCTTCAATATCGGCGGCATCCCGGGGATCCTGCTTTTTGTCTCTTTGGGTGCGATTCTGACTTTACTCATGCAGAGTTCCAGTGCAGCCATGGCCATTATCCTGACTGCCGCCATGTCGGGTATTGTCACCTTGGAAAGCTCGGCAGCCGCAGCCATCGGCACTAATATAGGCACGACATCCACTGCTCTTTTTTCCGTTATCGGAGCAACATACAATGCCAAAAAAGTTGCGGCCGCTCATATTATATTCAATTTTGTAACAAGTCTTGTTGCCATCCTGACCATACCAATCCTGCTCCGGGTCGTCAGCACCTTGTCTTCACTGAACGGAGACTACAACCTGGCAACGACACTCGCAATATTCCACACAGTCTTCAACATGCTCGGAGTAGCCATTTTTCTGCCTTTCACTTCTCAACTTGTGGATTTTCTGAATCGACACATAGGTCGGGAAATCACAGAATTAGGTAAACCGAAGTATCTGGACAACAACGTTCTCAGTACCCCGGCACTCGCTATGGACGCACTGTTCATGGAATTGGGGCGGCTAGGGGAAATGACCCGCGAGATATGTCAAAAGGCTTTGACCTCAAAGTTTCGACACACGGATTTCATCAAAGACAAAACCACTCTCGACACACTGATCGTCGCCATTAGAGCATACTGTGTTAAAATCCAACGACTGGATCTGCCAGGCCCGATTGCAATCCGGCTTCCGGCGGCACTCAGGGTCATTCAATATTACAGGAAAGCCATCAATATCATTACCGAAGTATCTCAGCAATATACACTCCTCGACCACACGCTCCCCGAGGCCACGAATGAAACAGCCCGAACATTCAGACGAGAAGTCCGAAACATCATCAACGTAGCACACACTCCCTGTTCTCCCGAATTCGTGGACCTGAAACAACAGCTCAACCAGTTGGATAACTTGTACCACGACCTCAAGGATGATCTGTTGCGTGTCGGCGCACAAGGTCATATCGACCTGAATACGATGGTTTCCCTTCTCGAATACTATTCAAACATGCGGCAAATGTGTGAACAAGCCGTCAAAGGAACGACTTATTGGGCTTTGTTACGAGATATAGAGCTTACATGTGCCAATGCTGACAAAGAAAACGAATACGCCTGGAAACAGGATGTATAA
- a CDS encoding lipoprotein-releasing ABC transporter permease subunit yields MRFETFIALRYLFALRKQSFISVISLFAVCGVAIGVGALIVVIGVMNGFSTDLRDKILGVNAHILVTSLRGGINDYQALADEAKKVSGVIGVTPFIYSEVILSTRNGVKGVVLRGIDPSTSDAVLSLSKDMISGDVRRLGDEDDFPRIIIGSELAKRLGIIEGSEVNLLSPSGRSGAAGFTPKVRRFIVAGVFRTGMFEYDSSLGYVSIPAARKLLGFKGDIVSGLEISVDDVYNVEAISDALRDRISTFTVYVRHWQEMNANLFAALELEKTAMFIILAMIVLVGSFSIVTTLVMLVIQKTKDIAVLMSIGADAKSIRNIFMLQGTFIGLAGTLIGFLIGVPLSLLLKKYQFIKLPSNVYPVDYLPVRLETLDMVAIGAAAFLLCFLATIYPARRAAALNPSEALRYE; encoded by the coding sequence ATGCGATTTGAAACCTTCATCGCACTCAGATACCTGTTCGCTCTGCGTAAGCAGTCGTTCATTTCTGTCATATCGCTTTTTGCGGTGTGTGGAGTAGCTATCGGGGTCGGAGCGCTTATTGTCGTCATCGGTGTGATGAATGGTTTCTCTACGGACTTGCGAGACAAGATTTTGGGAGTCAATGCCCATATTCTCGTGACTTCCTTGCGGGGTGGCATAAACGATTATCAAGCATTGGCCGATGAAGCGAAAAAGGTGTCCGGCGTCATTGGTGTGACGCCTTTCATCTATTCAGAGGTCATCTTGTCCACTCGGAACGGAGTGAAGGGCGTGGTTCTTCGCGGAATTGATCCGTCAACTTCGGACGCTGTACTCAGTCTGTCAAAAGACATGATCAGCGGTGATGTCCGAAGGCTCGGTGATGAAGATGATTTTCCACGTATTATCATCGGTTCGGAATTGGCGAAACGTCTCGGTATCATTGAAGGGTCCGAGGTAAACCTCTTGTCTCCGTCCGGTCGTTCTGGGGCGGCAGGATTTACACCCAAAGTCCGCCGATTTATTGTCGCGGGTGTTTTTCGTACCGGAATGTTCGAGTACGATTCGTCACTTGGCTACGTCAGTATTCCGGCGGCGAGGAAGTTGCTCGGATTTAAGGGTGATATAGTCTCCGGGTTGGAAATCAGTGTGGACGATGTCTATAATGTGGAAGCTATCTCGGACGCTTTGCGGGACAGGATATCTACATTCACTGTTTATGTCCGTCACTGGCAAGAGATGAACGCCAATTTATTCGCGGCGTTGGAACTGGAGAAGACGGCCATGTTCATTATTCTCGCGATGATAGTTTTGGTTGGTTCATTCAGTATTGTCACAACGCTGGTAATGTTGGTAATACAAAAGACCAAAGACATTGCAGTACTTATGTCCATTGGAGCAGATGCCAAAAGCATCAGAAATATTTTTATGCTTCAGGGGACATTTATCGGTCTTGCAGGAACCCTGATCGGTTTTCTCATTGGAGTACCGCTTAGTTTGCTGTTGAAAAAGTATCAATTCATTAAGTTGCCAAGCAATGTCTATCCGGTGGATTACCTGCCGGTTCGTCTTGAGACTTTGGACATGGTGGCAATTGGTGCAGCAGCATTCCTGTTATGTTTTCTGGCAACCATTTACCCGGCACGACGAGCTGCCGCTCTCAACCCGAGTGAAGCCTTGCGTTATGAATAA
- the lpxA gene encoding acyl-ACP--UDP-N-acetylglucosamine O-acyltransferase, with product MSTNIHPSAVIDPTAEIGENVKIGPYAVIGAEAKIGDGTFLESHTVIQANTELGKNNHVHPHAVIGGEPQHSAYKGEKTYTRIGDNNIIRECVTIHRGTVQGTEVTRIGSNCMFMAYSHIAHDCSVGDNVILANAVQLAGHVEVGRNVIISGLSAVQQFIRIGEYTFLGGASGYKLDVPPFMLAHGVRGMLFGPNLIGLRRNGFDSDACKGLKRAYKIIFRSGLKRDEGLTKVEEEITGIAEVDRLVAFIRESKNGVTPDHKQRSGSDQ from the coding sequence ATGTCGACTAATATTCATCCGAGTGCTGTCATTGATCCGACTGCGGAAATTGGTGAAAATGTAAAGATAGGTCCTTACGCCGTGATTGGTGCAGAAGCAAAGATCGGGGACGGTACGTTCCTCGAATCTCACACTGTCATCCAGGCCAACACAGAACTCGGCAAGAATAATCACGTTCATCCTCATGCCGTTATCGGTGGCGAACCACAGCACAGTGCGTACAAAGGTGAGAAAACCTACACCCGTATAGGTGATAATAATATCATTCGTGAGTGTGTTACCATCCACCGTGGAACAGTCCAAGGAACAGAAGTGACCAGGATTGGTTCCAATTGCATGTTTATGGCGTATTCCCATATTGCCCATGACTGTTCTGTTGGTGACAATGTCATTCTCGCAAATGCTGTCCAGTTGGCTGGGCATGTCGAGGTTGGACGCAATGTTATTATCAGTGGTTTGTCTGCTGTGCAGCAGTTTATCCGTATTGGCGAATATACCTTTCTAGGTGGAGCCAGTGGGTATAAACTCGACGTTCCGCCTTTTATGCTGGCCCACGGCGTACGTGGAATGCTCTTTGGACCCAATCTTATTGGGTTGCGGCGAAATGGATTTGACAGTGATGCCTGTAAAGGTCTGAAGCGAGCCTACAAGATTATCTTCCGTTCTGGTTTGAAAAGGGATGAAGGGCTTACCAAAGTTGAAGAAGAAATTACAGGTATTGCAGAAGTTGACCGTCTTGTTGCCTTCATTCGTGAAAGCAAGAATGGTGTAACCCCTGATCATAAACAGCGTAGCGGAAGCGATCAATAG
- the lpxD gene encoding UDP-3-O-(3-hydroxymyristoyl)glucosamine N-acyltransferase, with the protein MSMKLSALAMELGLEHTGADIDITGVNTLEKAGPEDLSFLVNPKYQHLLETTKAGCVLTSGPYADKAQRALISDNVYMDLAKVMNIFARPQGCLRGISELAYVHPEAQVDESATVYPFAFIGERASVGPKTVVFAGVYVGEHTNIGANCILYPNCVIMGGLHLGDNVILQPGAVIGGDGYGYAQTPAGHMKIPQIGTVEIENDVEIGSNTAIDRAALDTTKIKRGTKIDNLVQIGHNVEIGEHCLVIGQVGIGGSTIVGNGVVLAGQVGVADNAKIGDGAMVGAQSGVAGNVEPGSKIAGTPAMKAGTFLKAASVCMPKLPELFKRVKKLEKELAILTAEAAGGDCNE; encoded by the coding sequence ATGAGCATGAAATTGTCAGCCTTGGCCATGGAGCTAGGGCTTGAACATACTGGTGCTGATATTGATATAACCGGGGTCAACACTCTGGAAAAGGCAGGACCTGAAGATCTTTCATTCCTTGTCAATCCGAAATACCAGCATCTGCTTGAAACCACGAAGGCCGGATGTGTTCTCACATCCGGCCCTTATGCCGACAAGGCACAGAGAGCCTTGATAAGCGATAACGTCTACATGGACCTGGCAAAGGTGATGAACATTTTTGCTCGTCCACAAGGATGCTTACGCGGGATCAGTGAATTGGCCTATGTCCATCCAGAGGCTCAGGTTGACGAATCTGCAACTGTCTATCCTTTTGCCTTTATTGGTGAACGAGCCTCTGTCGGCCCGAAGACCGTTGTCTTTGCAGGGGTGTATGTCGGTGAGCATACCAATATTGGTGCGAACTGCATTCTATATCCGAACTGTGTGATCATGGGTGGCCTGCATTTGGGTGATAATGTCATATTGCAGCCGGGTGCTGTCATCGGTGGTGATGGCTATGGATACGCCCAAACTCCAGCCGGTCATATGAAAATTCCTCAGATTGGTACTGTTGAAATTGAAAATGATGTCGAAATTGGCTCCAATACCGCCATTGACCGTGCTGCATTAGATACCACAAAGATTAAACGCGGAACGAAAATCGATAACCTCGTTCAGATTGGTCACAATGTTGAAATTGGCGAGCATTGTTTAGTTATCGGTCAGGTCGGTATTGGTGGAAGCACTATTGTGGGCAACGGTGTTGTTTTGGCTGGACAGGTTGGTGTCGCTGACAATGCAAAAATCGGTGACGGCGCCATGGTCGGTGCTCAGAGCGGTGTGGCAGGGAATGTCGAACCAGGAAGCAAGATTGCCGGTACCCCTGCCATGAAGGCAGGGACGTTTCTGAAAGCAGCCAGTGTGTGCATGCCCAAATTGCCGGAGCTTTTTAAGCGGGTAAAGAAATTGGAAAAGGAACTGGCCATTCTAACAGCAGAGGCTGCCGGTGGAGACTGTAATGAGTAA
- the lysS gene encoding lysine--tRNA ligase — MPMLEALQAKDELNSVIKTRVEKACGLMDDNVHLYPNDFKRDTEVKSILDQFSEADTETLEAGDHTFAIAGRVVSYRSFGKVTFFNLQDRSAKIQVYAARDELGTEAYQLFKKTDIGDIVGVTGGLFRTKTGELTVKTRAFKLITKSMRPLPEKYHGLKDVETRYRQRYVDLIVTPRTMEIFKARTAIIRELRDILDEKGFMEVETPMMQAIPGGATAKPFETYHNALDMKLYMRIAPELYLKRLLVGGFERVYEINRNFRNEGISTQHNPEFTMLEFYWAYANFENLMDLTEEMFSRIAKKVTGSTVVPYQGEQIDLSIGAWTRMAFHDSLEKIGGVSPDIYSDYDKCRDLVKEKGEKVVEGEKLGKLQAKLFDMLVEPKLVQPHFIYHYPTDISPLSRRNEENPDITDRFELFMTGRELANAFSELNDPVDQRGRFEIQVEEKEAGDEEAHFMDEDYVRALEYGMPPAAGQGIGIDRLVMLLTDSASIREVILFPLLRPEAG; from the coding sequence ATGCCGATGCTCGAGGCCCTTCAGGCCAAGGATGAGTTGAATTCTGTTATTAAGACTCGCGTTGAAAAAGCGTGCGGTCTTATGGATGATAATGTTCACCTCTACCCCAATGATTTCAAACGCGACACGGAAGTAAAATCCATTCTGGATCAGTTCTCCGAGGCCGACACTGAAACCCTTGAGGCTGGTGATCATACATTCGCTATTGCAGGACGCGTTGTATCCTACCGTTCCTTCGGTAAGGTTACGTTCTTTAACCTTCAAGACCGCAGTGCCAAGATTCAGGTCTACGCTGCGCGAGATGAGCTTGGTACCGAAGCGTATCAACTGTTCAAAAAAACAGACATTGGTGACATCGTTGGTGTGACTGGTGGATTGTTTAGGACTAAGACAGGTGAGTTGACGGTTAAGACCAGAGCTTTCAAGCTGATCACCAAATCCATGCGGCCGCTGCCGGAAAAATATCACGGGCTCAAAGATGTTGAGACGCGCTATCGCCAACGGTATGTGGATCTCATTGTTACTCCGAGAACCATGGAGATATTCAAGGCACGTACAGCGATTATTCGCGAGTTGCGTGATATTCTCGATGAGAAGGGCTTCATGGAAGTGGAAACTCCCATGATGCAGGCCATTCCCGGCGGCGCTACTGCCAAACCGTTCGAGACATATCACAATGCGCTCGATATGAAGTTGTATATGCGTATCGCCCCGGAATTGTACCTCAAACGTCTCTTGGTCGGTGGATTCGAACGTGTTTATGAAATCAACCGCAACTTCCGCAATGAAGGTATTTCCACCCAGCATAATCCTGAGTTCACAATGCTCGAATTCTATTGGGCTTACGCGAATTTTGAAAATCTCATGGATTTGACCGAAGAGATGTTCTCCCGCATTGCGAAAAAGGTTACCGGTTCTACCGTCGTTCCGTATCAGGGCGAGCAGATTGATCTGTCTATCGGAGCCTGGACGCGGATGGCGTTCCATGATTCGTTGGAAAAGATTGGCGGCGTTTCCCCTGATATCTATTCAGATTACGACAAATGTCGGGATTTGGTGAAGGAAAAGGGCGAGAAGGTTGTCGAGGGTGAAAAACTTGGAAAACTCCAGGCTAAGCTTTTTGATATGCTCGTAGAGCCAAAACTCGTACAACCGCATTTTATTTATCATTATCCCACGGACATTTCGCCTCTTTCCAGGCGTAATGAAGAGAATCCGGATATCACGGACCGTTTTGAGCTGTTCATGACCGGACGGGAGTTGGCTAACGCTTTTTCTGAACTGAATGACCCTGTTGATCAACGTGGCCGGTTTGAGATTCAAGTTGAGGAAAAGGAAGCCGGAGACGAAGAAGCGCATTTCATGGATGAGGATTATGTCCGCGCTCTTGAATACGGCATGCCACCTGCTGCCGGTCAGGGAATCGGCATTGACCGTCTGGTTATGCTGTTGACTGATAGTGCGTCTATTCGTGAAGTCATTTTGTTCCCGCTGCTCAGGCCGGAGGCCGGGTAG
- a CDS encoding ABC transporter ATP-binding protein: protein MNKEAIYQLVAVSKEFQGPPETVRVLNKVDLTIDRGESLAILGASGSGKTTLLHMLGTLDQVTSGQIFLNGVDLNTLGNRRRAELRNREIGFVFQFHHLLPEFSTLENVAMPAFIAGKGRSEGMQLAREALDMVGLTHRLEHKVTTLSGGERQRAAIARAILLRPKVLLADEPTGNLDGRTGAMIGELLSTLNNELGMTFVVVTHNPEIAGMMHRRVELRSGELYAH from the coding sequence ATGAATAAAGAGGCTATATACCAACTGGTTGCCGTGAGTAAGGAGTTTCAGGGTCCACCCGAGACGGTGCGAGTACTGAACAAGGTTGATCTGACAATTGATCGCGGAGAATCCTTGGCTATTCTGGGTGCTTCTGGGTCGGGTAAAACAACATTGTTGCATATGCTCGGCACATTAGACCAGGTAACAAGTGGACAGATATTTTTGAATGGGGTGGACTTGAACACTCTGGGAAATAGGAGACGGGCAGAATTGAGGAACCGTGAAATCGGTTTCGTTTTTCAGTTTCACCATCTTCTTCCAGAGTTTTCCACATTGGAGAACGTGGCGATGCCCGCTTTTATCGCAGGTAAGGGACGTTCTGAGGGAATGCAACTCGCACGGGAAGCACTTGATATGGTTGGACTTACACACAGGCTTGAACATAAGGTGACGACTCTTTCGGGTGGCGAAAGACAGCGTGCTGCCATTGCTCGTGCCATTTTGTTACGTCCCAAGGTCCTTCTTGCTGATGAACCTACTGGTAATCTTGATGGAAGGACTGGGGCCATGATTGGCGAATTGCTGTCCACTCTTAATAATGAATTAGGCATGACGTTTGTTGTCGTTACACATAATCCGGAAATTGCAGGTATGATGCATCGACGCGTTGAATTGCGTTCAGGAGAACTCTATGCTCACTAG